A stretch of Bacteroidia bacterium DNA encodes these proteins:
- a CDS encoding DUF2490 domain-containing protein codes for MIEMNGQFRAVSLFLFILSFSAPSFAQQEEKLGDWLMYFGSTRLHENWSLHHEIQFRNAALVINTEQWLLRGGVIYHSPYEETPLISQANGIHI; via the coding sequence ATGATTGAAATGAACGGCCAGTTTCGGGCTGTCAGCCTTTTTTTGTTCATTCTTTCATTCTCAGCACCTTCATTTGCACAGCAGGAGGAGAAGTTGGGCGATTGGCTCATGTATTTTGGAAGCACCCGTTTGCATGAGAACTGGAGTCTGCACCATGAAATACAATTCCGGAATGCAGCCTTAGTGATCAACACGGAGCAATGGCTTCTGCGCGGAGGTGTTATTTATCATTCCCCATATGAAGAAACTCCATTAATTTCTCAAGCTAACGGGATACACATTT